The nucleotide sequence GAACGCTTCGAAGCGCGCGTGCAGGCCGTGGTCGTCCAGGGTGAGGACCGGCGTGGTCAGGAAGGCCCGCCGCAGGGCGTCGGCGTCGCGCTCCAGGGCGGCGATGCGCGCGGTCGGCGGGTCGGAGGTCCGGGGCATGCCACGGCTCCTTCAAAGGGTGTTTTCAAAAGAGCGGGTTTTGAAAACTGGTATTTCAGTTTTTGAGGGGATGGGAGCCGTCTTGCCCCCACCCCGGCCCTCCCCCACTAACACAGGGGAGGGAGATTCCTGCGAAGGGGCGTCCGTCCCCTCCCCTGCGGAGCTCTCGCGCAAACCATAGTTTGCGCTGACGCGGCAGGCGGACCTTCGGTCCGCCGAGAGCGGGGGAGGGTTAGGGTGGGGGCAATGCGGCTCCACCCTTACTTGGCGTTGGCCATGGCGACGGCGGTGTCGCTCATGCGGTTGGAGAAGCCCCACTCGTTGTCGTACCAGGTCATGATGCGGACGAAGTTGCCGTCGATGACCTTGGTCTCGTTCAGCGCGAAGATCGAGCTGTGCGGGTCGTGGTTGAAGTCGGTGGAGACCAGATCCTCGGTGTAGGCGCCCAGGATGCCCTTGAGCGGGCCGTTGGCGGCCTCCGCGATCGCCTTGGTGATCTCCTCGACCGAGGTGGCGCGCTTGGCGGTGAACTTGAAGTCGACGACCGAGACGTTCGGGGTGGGCACGCGCATGGCGGTGCCGTCCAGCTTGCCCTTCAGCTCCGGCAGCACCTTGCCCACGGCCTTGGCGGCACCGGTCGAGGTCGGGATCATGTTCAGCGCCGCGGCGCGGGCGCGGTGCAGGTCCTTGTGGTTGGTGTCGACGATGCGCTGATCCCCCGTGTAGGAGTGGATCGTCGTCATGAAGCCCTTCTCGATGCCGATCAGGTTGTGCAGCACGAAGGCCACCGGGGCCAGGCAGTTCGTGGTGCACGACGCGTTCGACACGATGCGGTGATCGGCCTTGAGCTGGTCGTGGTTGACGC is from Azospirillum sp. TSH58 and encodes:
- the gap gene encoding type I glyceraldehyde-3-phosphate dehydrogenase: MSVKVAINGFGRIGRLVLRAIYESGRNDVEVVAINDLADLKANAHLLKYDSVHGRFPGTIETRINEGGGGELIVNGHSIKVVQERDPAKLPWKDLGIQIAMECSGIFTKRADAAKHLEAGAEKVLISAPATDEDITVVYGVNHDQLKADHRIVSNASCTTNCLAPVAFVLHNLIGIEKGFMTTIHSYTGDQRIVDTNHKDLHRARAAALNMIPTSTGAAKAVGKVLPELKGKLDGTAMRVPTPNVSVVDFKFTAKRATSVEEITKAIAEAANGPLKGILGAYTEDLVSTDFNHDPHSSIFALNETKVIDGNFVRIMTWYDNEWGFSNRMSDTAVAMANAK